ACGTGAGTTCGTCGGGACGAAATATGCTGTACTAGTTGAGCTTAAGGTGCGAAGTCGCCGTGTTCATTAACAGCCTCGATCGGTCCTATCGATGGCATGAGCGATGCACGAGGTGCGATCGAGACACCGTAGAGGGGGTGCCGGCACCCGCGTGCGCAGGGCTGAGCGGACCGATAGACGAGCCGACACAGTCGCATTCGCAGGGTTGCCGTAGCCGGCGCGGCCGTGGTGGCACCATTCCGGACTGAGGACACCCCACCTGAAGCCACGCGAGCATCGCCCGTACGAATAGGAGACTCCGGTGAGCGAGAAGCCGTGTAACGCGCGCTCGTCTACTGCGGCGACGCGCGCGGAACACGATGCCGTATACCGAATCATCATGGCGTATTGAGGAAGTCAGGTGGCCCGCGTTGTCCGAGCTGGATGTAGCCGAGCACCTGAGAGCAGACGCGTTGTCCAGCAGTGATATCGCCTCCAGGATGAACATCGACCCGTCGATGACGCACCGCCTGTTGCGGGCGGCCGCATTGGGCTTCGTGGTCTTCAATCCGGAAACCTCCCGGTTCGCTCGGACCGCCATGCTCGATGTCCTCGACGGCGAATCACCTCTTTCGTTGAAGCACTATGCACAGACCGCAGGCAGCGAAGTGTCCTGGATGCCCGGTATGCGTATGACAGACACCGTGCGGGCCGGCCGCGATCACACTCAGGACGTTCTCGGCTGTTCGCCGTTCGAGTTCTTCGCCGAGGACGACTCAGCAGCGCGGGTGTTCAGTCTCGCGATGACCGAGATCTCCACACCCGTGATTGCCGAGGCGGTTCTCGCGATCGAGCCTGACGGGGCTCGGACCGTCGTGGACGTCGGTGGGGCCGACGGAGCATTCGTTGCCCACCTGCTGAAGATGCACAATCAGCTCAGCGGTGTGGTCTTGGATCTGCCCCAGGCGATGTCGGGAGTCGAATCCGAATCACGCCGCCGTAGTCTGCAGGACCGCATTACGGGGGTCGCTGGTGACTTCTTCCGCGAAATCCCGTCCGCGGATATCTATCTCCTGAAGTTCATTCTCCATGATTGGGATGACGAGTCGTGCAGACAAATCCTGACCAACGTCCATACCTCCATGGGCCCTCGAGCCCGTCTCTTCGTCGTGGATATGACCACCGACGACGGGTCAGTCGAAGCTGCCATGATGGACATGGGCATGATGGCGGCGTTCACCGGGCAGGAGCGCAACACCGATCACCTGCGATCCCTCCTAGCTTCCGCGGGACTGCGCACCGTCCGCACGTCCCGTCTGCATCAGCCTTACATCGTGATCGAGGCCATGCCGCTTGATGTTGAACCCTGAGTCGCTGCAGGCGCTTTCAGCATCGGATCTCAAAGCATCCGACCTTCGAGAGGAAGTTGGCGAGTGACATTGCCAGAACAGCGTGTGATTCGACCGCTCGGGGCCCTCGAGCGACTCTTCTACCGCTATTCCGAGGCACATCCCGTGCACTTCACATTGGCCGCGGAGTTCGCCTTCGAGATACCGGCTGAGCAATTGCGTCACGCCCTGGCAAAGGTTGCGCAGCGCCATGCTCTGCTGCAGGTACGTGTCGGCGAGGCTTCTCAGGATGGACCGATCTTCCTGCATGATTCGCAGGTCGTCGGGCTTCCGTTGTCCGTCTCGGATGCTGATCCCCGGGAGTGGCCCTTCGTCGCCGCCGAGGAGC
The Mycolicibacterium arabiense genome window above contains:
- a CDS encoding methyltransferase, yielding MSELDVAEHLRADALSSSDIASRMNIDPSMTHRLLRAAALGFVVFNPETSRFARTAMLDVLDGESPLSLKHYAQTAGSEVSWMPGMRMTDTVRAGRDHTQDVLGCSPFEFFAEDDSAARVFSLAMTEISTPVIAEAVLAIEPDGARTVVDVGGADGAFVAHLLKMHNQLSGVVLDLPQAMSGVESESRRRSLQDRITGVAGDFFREIPSADIYLLKFILHDWDDESCRQILTNVHTSMGPRARLFVVDMTTDDGSVEAAMMDMGMMAAFTGQERNTDHLRSLLASAGLRTVRTSRLHQPYIVIEAMPLDVEP